The genomic region ATCAGAGTATAATTAAAAACTCTTTTATGTTTAAGAAAATGAAAACCAGAATTATGTTACATCAAATCAAAAAAAATTTTGTTTTGTTGGTAATAATATTGTGTACTACAAATCTCATCTTTGCTCAGAAAGGTAAGATTTCCGGAAAAATTCTTGATGATAGAACCAGTGAAACATTAATTAGTGCAAACATTGTTCTTGAAGGAACAAATCTCGGTGCAACTTCAGATGTTGATGGTCGTTATACAATCCTTAATATCAGTCCAGGAAAATATTCGGTTACAGCAAGTATGATTGGTTATGGTAAACTTACAAAATCCCAGGTTGAAGTTTTTATTGATAGAACAACTGATGTAAGTTTCCGGCTCAAAGATGTTTCAATTCAGTTTCAACAGGTTACAATTGTTGCGGAAAAACCAAAAATAATAAAAGATCAAACTTCTACTGCAAACACTATGGATGATGAACAGATTAAAGCAGCGCCTATTGAAGGATTACGAGGCGCATTGGACTTGTCTTCCAGTTTTCAGAAAGATGATAAGGGGAATTACTCGGTTAGAGGATCCGGTTCTTACGAAATTAATTTTCAGGTAAATGGAATTTCACAATCACAATCCATAACAAGCGCTCCTGCAGGTGGAGCGGGTGTTGATAAAGCAGACAATTCTTATAAGTATGATGTCAATCCTCTTGCAGTTCAGCAGGTGCAGGTTATATCCGGTGGCTTCTCGGCTGAATATGGAAATGCACAAGCTGGGATTGTTAAAGTTGCTTTAAAGGAAGGTACACCAAAATTCAGCGGTGAAGTAAGATTTGAATATCGCCCTGAAGGACAATATCATTTTGGAAATTATTTATATGATCCTTCAACAAATTTTGAATGGAAAACCTGGGGACAATTAAATTACTGGACAGATAGAATGTATAATAATGTCGGTAGCCCACTTTATGATTTAAATAGAAATCTGTTTGAAAAAATAAAATCGGGGAAAGGTACATCCGCAGATACCGCTTTAGCCAACCGCACGATGGAATGGGCTCATAACCTGTGGCTTAATAATCATACTCCTTCTGAAGAAAATCAGCTTGGTGTTTATGATTACAGGCAACATTCTTACAAGCGTTTTATGTTTGGATTTGGCGGACCATTGGGGAAGAATCCTGATCTACTAAAATTTTACTTTGCTGGTGAGTACAGAAATAAACCAACACGTTTGCCAACTCCTGAACGGGATCAGGTTTATCAATATTATACTTTAACTTTAACATACCAGCCTTTTACTGCACACAAATTTAAATTTATGGGTGCACTGCAAAAATACCGAGGTGGTTTATGGTCTGGCTCCGATGATATTCGCTGGGCTGGAATTCCGTTTGTACCTGGCGGCTCTTCTTCCAAATATCGTGTAACAACAGACCCGGTTAGAAGTGAACAAACTATTACACAAAGTCTTAGCTGGATTTATACAATTAGTACAAGCTCCTTTTTAGAAACAATAATTAATAATCAGCAGGAAAGATTTGAAATTCCTTATGTTACTGCACCCAGTTATGATCTGGAAGCTGATCGTGCAGATAGTTTAACTGATCCGCGTGGGTTTGTGCTGCCAAGAGGATTATGGTATGATTCAGAATACACGCAACCATTTAGTTTCAGCTCAATTTATTATCAGGATTCCAGGAACAACCATTGGGGAGCAACAATTGATTACACAAATCAAATTACCAATTCCAATTTATTAAAAGCAGGATTTAAATTTTATTACTGGGACTTGATGAACAATGCGGTGAATTCAAGTTTTCAGGCAAACACTTATGTTACGCGTTCAGGTTTTGCAGAATTTTATCGTGCTTATCCTTATAATGTTGCCGCATATATTCAGGATAAAATGGAATATGAAGGGATGATTGCTAATGTTGGAGTAAGAGTAGAAACTTATAATTTCCAGCAAGGTGTTTCATACGATCAATTTGATCCGTTTTATCCGGGCACTGGTGCCGAACCTTTTGTTGGAGTTCCGACTACAACTTCAAGCGAATCTAAATATATTGTTCTACCAAGAATCGGAATTTCTTTTCCAATCGGGGAAAACACTGCATTCAGAATTCAATATGGTCACTTTGCATCAATGCCCAGTTTTGCCCAGGCGTATTCGCAAAGAACAAATGCAGGATGGAATAACATTGGTAATCCAAATCTGGATTACAAGAAAACAATTCAATATGAATTCGGGTTACAGCAGGTTCTGGATGATAGAAACCGTATTGATATTTCAATTTATTATAACGATAGAGTAACACAAATTGGTACCCAGAGAATTGCCGCCATAACCGGTAACCACAACACAACCAATGTTGGATATTTACCGGACAACACTCCATTATATCCTTACACATCTTTTGCAAATAATGGATTTGGATCAACTGTTGGAATAGAAATTATTTTTGAAAAAGTTGGTGTGGGCAATTGGGGTTACCGGCTAAGCTATAATATTTCCCAAACTACTGATGGCAACTTTGGAGCCTCAATTGTATATCCTGGTGGTTTACGATATGAACGGAGAGATTTTACCGGTGAGTATGTTTCATACAATGATCGTACCCATAACTTCAGAGGTTATCTTCAATATCAATTCAAAGAGGAAGATGGTCCCGAGATTTTTGGAATAAATCTTTTAAGCAATTCTTTATTTGGATTAACTTATACAGCGCAATCAGGAACACCATTTACTTATATAACAGAGTTTAATCAAAAATCGCAGCTTGCAATAAGGAATAACCGGCGCTATCCTCTGGAATCCAACTTCGATTTTAATTTCCAGAAAACTTTTAAATCTTATGGAATGAATTTGATTTTAGGTATAAGAGTTATGAATTTGTTCAACAATAAAATATTAACTCCAATGGATACAGAAGACGATTTAAATAATTGGATAAACGATACAATTACGATGGATGATCCGGCTGATAAACCGGATAGAAAATCGTACAGAATTGCTTCGTTCAAGACGTACAAGAATATACCAAGACAAATATTCTTTTCACTTGGAGTAGGATTTTAGGAAGCAATAAATAATAAACAATTATCAATCCACTATTTTTTTTGTTTGAATTTGTTTTTTGAAACTTGTTTGTCTTTTGGTCTCGCATTGCGGGATTGATCTTTGGAATTTAAAATAAATAATATCATTACTATGATTAGAAAATTTCTAATATTGATTTTACTTTCAGCCACAAATTTTGCACAGGTTGATGCTCCTTCTCAGTTTTTTAACAGGGGAAAACTTTGGCAAAGCGTTTATACTGCTAAGAATGGTCCTAAATATAATGCTTGGTCTAGATCAGGTGTTGGGCTGGATTGGCCTGGCTTTGACGCAAGCTGGATCGTTGAAGATATTGGTGGTGCGCCATCTTATTTAGTTACAGGTGGGCTTTATATCGGATGCAAAAAAACCAACGATAGTGTTTTGGTTGCTGATGATTGGAGCATGTATGGCGAAGTATCCGCCGATCAGGGATCAAAATATTTATTGACAAAGCACACCCATCTTTTTAAGAACGGAGAAAATTTCTGGCTGCAGAAAAATCCAAATATGGGAGAAGAAGTAATACAATCTATTTGGGAATATAATGTTGGTTACACTCCAAGTTATGGTGTTGAACGGCAGCTTCCAATCAGAGTTACTAAAACTTCTCAGAACTGGAGCGGTTCCAAGCGGGATGAAAATTATATTATTCATGAATATGTTATTAAGAATATCTCCAAAGAAATTAAAGACCACCTCGATCCGGTAATTGATGCAAAGAGAATTAAGGCAATTGCTGATACGTTAAAAGATTTTTATGCTCTTCTGAATTATGCAATGCATTGCAACTCGCGGGCTTGGGCTGTTAACTTTCCAACTGAACCACCGGGCGCCAAAAATACCTGGTTCTTTTACGAAGCTAATAACAATCTGATTTATGGTAAAGCTGATGATTACAAGAAGACTACAACAACTGAAGTACCATTCGGCTATTCAAAAACACAAGGTATAATTAAAGATGGTGTACCGCAGGGAGAATATCTTGCACCCGGATTTGTAGGTGTAACATTACTTTACTCTTCACCAAATAAGCAGGGGCAGACAACAAAAATTGTTAAATATGGATGGGCTGCTGGTGATCCATCTTATGATCCGGGAGGTGCTTTTGTAAACAAGGATACAGAAGAATCACAGTATAATGTTTGTATGGATCCAACTACTGCAAAGAATTATATAGTAAGTCCTTCCGATACTGCATATATGCGGAAAAGCCGGATGTGGTCATTAATGAACTGTGGTCCATGGGATTTAACTCCTGGCGATTCTATAGTGATTGCATTTGCAGAAGTTGTTGATGGTGTTGATTATAATTTGGCTGTTGATCCAACGAATACTTCCAAAACAATTCAGGATGTGGGCAAAAAGAATTTTGATAATTCTGTTAAAGAAGCAAAGCTTACATACGATAACAAATACCGGCATCCAAATCCTCCCGGCGCTCCAAAGTTTACAGTCGATTTTTATAAGGAAAGAAAAAAGTTTGTAGCTAACCAAATTGTATGGGGAACGGATACGGAAAATTTAACTGATCCGGATGCTGGAACATCAGATCTTGCCGGATATAAATTATATAGATCAAGCTTTCTCCCAATTGGTCCCTGGAATTTAATAGCTACCATTAAGAAAGATGATCCATTAAATTTTGATGGAATAAATTATCGGGTAGTCGATTCATTAGTAAGCATTGGAAGTTATTACTATTATGCTTTAACCGCGTACGATACCGGTAAGGCAAGCTGGTTGATAAATCCTGCAGCAATCTTTCCGGAAACAAAATCAAATAAGGTTCCACCTTTAGAGTCTTCCATATTTGCTAATAGAATGACAACGCCATTTTTATCCACGCTTCCTCCATCATCAAGTATAAGTGAAGTGCTGGTTGTACCGAATCCATTTGTATTTGGCGCAGGGGATACGCAGTTGGCAGGTTCGGATGAAATACAATTCGTTAACCTTCCGAATCCTTGTACAATTAGAATTTATACTGTGCGGGGTGACTTAGTAAAAACTATCGACGTGGCAGAAGGTGTGGGCGGAATAGTTTCCTGGAATCAGTTAACAGATTTCGGTCAGTTCATTGAAAGCGGAGTTTATGTTTTCCATATAGAATCACCATCCGGGAATAAAAAAGGAAAATTTGCAGTTGTTAGATAACCAAACTTGTACGGGTTAAAGTCCCGGCTGTTTTAAGAACAAATTTTATATTGATAATGAAAAAAATAATTTTAAGTTTATTTATACTCACTTCTATTGCAACAGCTCAGCAGGATTTCAAAAAAACATCTACAAGCGGATTCGTTTTTTTAGAAATTCCTATTAGTGCAAGAACAGCCGCGCTGGGAGAGACTGCTATTGCGTTAGACGACATGAATTCCGATGCAATATTTTCTAACGCCGGCGGGCTTGGATTCAGCAAACAAAAACATTGCTTGTCTTTATCCTATTCACCTTGGTTTGCAGATATTAAAAATTATGCGGCAAGTTATTCCTTCAGTTCAGAACTTGGCGTTATAGCTGTCGGAGCAATTTTGCTTGATTATGGTTCAATGCCCCGCACGGTTAAAGCTGGTCAGCGCTTGTATGATATTCAGGGAACGTTTAATGCCGATGCTTTGGCTTTGATGGTGGGCTACTCTAAAATGTTAACTGATAGATTTTCATTTGGAATTGCTGTTAAATACGCACGCGAGAAAATTGATGTGTACTCGGTTAACAACATGTTGTTTGATGGCGGCGTTCTTTATTATACCGGTTTGTCATCACTAAGGATTGCGGCTACCATCCAAAACTTTGGAACCAATGCAAAATATATAAATGATGAGTTCAGAATGCCTTCCTGGTTACGGCTTGGTGCCGCTGCTGAGGTATTTGGTGATTTTAATTCTGATTACCGTGTAACTACTTCTCTGGAATTGGTTCACGCCAGTGATAATGATGAACGGATAAATGCAGGAGCAGAAGCCGCATGGAAAAATATTTTAATTATTCGCGGCGGATACAAATTTAATTATGATGAAGAAACTTATAGCCTTGGTATTGGGCTAACACCTCCGGGAGTTCCGGCAAAATTTGATGTTGCATATGCAGATTATGGCAGGTTAGGTAACATTCTCAGATTCACAATACAACTTGGTATGCTATGAGAATCAAATCATTATTAATATTACTCGCTGCTTTTTTTGTAAGCCAAAGCTTTGGGCAGATTCATTCAATAAATCTTTCCGGAGCTTTTTCCCAACCGATGTCAAAAAGATTAAAAGTAAACAAGATAAATGCATTAGGAGGAGAAGCTACTGTTAGTTTTGATCTTTATAAAGATTATCATGTTAATGTTTCTTTTGGATATAATTTATATAGCGTTTCACAGGATTCCGCTTTGGAAAAATGGAATTGGGTTTTCTGGCTGCTGCGCTATAAAGGAATTGTGAATGATGCGCTTGCAAAGTACAGTTACCTTAAAGCCACACTTTCACCTGTTCAGAAAATGGACTTATATCCTTTGTTTGTAACTGCAAGTGCGGATTTTGAACTCATTGAAAATATTCACGTTGGTGCGCAGCTTGGCGGTGGAGTTATTTTTTATACCAGAAGATTATATCTTCATGAAAGCTGGCAGAAATATTTCAGCACTCTGGATTATGAATTCAAATATGATTATTACAATTTTGCGGATCCAAAATCGGGAAATCCCTTTGCTTTGGTCGGTGGTTTGAATGTCGGTTACGAGTTTCTTGAAGG from Ignavibacteriales bacterium harbors:
- a CDS encoding TonB-dependent receptor; its protein translation is MKTRIMLHQIKKNFVLLVIILCTTNLIFAQKGKISGKILDDRTSETLISANIVLEGTNLGATSDVDGRYTILNISPGKYSVTASMIGYGKLTKSQVEVFIDRTTDVSFRLKDVSIQFQQVTIVAEKPKIIKDQTSTANTMDDEQIKAAPIEGLRGALDLSSSFQKDDKGNYSVRGSGSYEINFQVNGISQSQSITSAPAGGAGVDKADNSYKYDVNPLAVQQVQVISGGFSAEYGNAQAGIVKVALKEGTPKFSGEVRFEYRPEGQYHFGNYLYDPSTNFEWKTWGQLNYWTDRMYNNVGSPLYDLNRNLFEKIKSGKGTSADTALANRTMEWAHNLWLNNHTPSEENQLGVYDYRQHSYKRFMFGFGGPLGKNPDLLKFYFAGEYRNKPTRLPTPERDQVYQYYTLTLTYQPFTAHKFKFMGALQKYRGGLWSGSDDIRWAGIPFVPGGSSSKYRVTTDPVRSEQTITQSLSWIYTISTSSFLETIINNQQERFEIPYVTAPSYDLEADRADSLTDPRGFVLPRGLWYDSEYTQPFSFSSIYYQDSRNNHWGATIDYTNQITNSNLLKAGFKFYYWDLMNNAVNSSFQANTYVTRSGFAEFYRAYPYNVAAYIQDKMEYEGMIANVGVRVETYNFQQGVSYDQFDPFYPGTGAEPFVGVPTTTSSESKYIVLPRIGISFPIGENTAFRIQYGHFASMPSFAQAYSQRTNAGWNNIGNPNLDYKKTIQYEFGLQQVLDDRNRIDISIYYNDRVTQIGTQRIAAITGNHNTTNVGYLPDNTPLYPYTSFANNGFGSTVGIEIIFEKVGVGNWGYRLSYNISQTTDGNFGASIVYPGGLRYERRDFTGEYVSYNDRTHNFRGYLQYQFKEEDGPEIFGINLLSNSLFGLTYTAQSGTPFTYITEFNQKSQLAIRNNRRYPLESNFDFNFQKTFKSYGMNLILGIRVMNLFNNKILTPMDTEDDLNNWINDTITMDDPADKPDRKSYRIASFKTYKNIPRQIFFSLGVGF
- a CDS encoding PorV/PorQ family protein — protein: MKKIILSLFILTSIATAQQDFKKTSTSGFVFLEIPISARTAALGETAIALDDMNSDAIFSNAGGLGFSKQKHCLSLSYSPWFADIKNYAASYSFSSELGVIAVGAILLDYGSMPRTVKAGQRLYDIQGTFNADALALMVGYSKMLTDRFSFGIAVKYAREKIDVYSVNNMLFDGGVLYYTGLSSLRIAATIQNFGTNAKYINDEFRMPSWLRLGAAAEVFGDFNSDYRVTTSLELVHASDNDERINAGAEAAWKNILIIRGGYKFNYDEETYSLGIGLTPPGVPAKFDVAYADYGRLGNILRFTIQLGML